The following proteins come from a genomic window of Cryptosporangium minutisporangium:
- a CDS encoding ABC-F family ATP-binding cassette domain-containing protein: protein MDHAIPSEGHAHLRAEDVSVVLGGRSVLTRVSITVSARSRLAIVGENGRGKTTLLHVLAGLLVPDTGSVRRAGTVGLAEQTLPAGAGLTVGTLTAQALRGAHRAMSALDEAARDLEAGTGGAEERYADALELATRLDAWDAERRVDVALEALDACTDRARELSTLSVGQRYRVRLACLLGAGHDVLLLDEPTNHLDADGLAFLTERLRAHRGGLALVSHDRALLRDVAREFLDLDPSQDGTAQLYAGGYDGWQQGRRRDREGWEHAFRTQQAEHRRLETAVEQARDRLSSGWRPPKGTGKHQRQTRAPGTVQALNRATETLQAHRITVPEPPLSMRWPDLSTRKGVPLLGVQDARLAGRLTAPVTLSLSSGDRLLVTGPNGAGKSSLLSVLAGNAEPTSGTAGHLPAVRIAWVAQEVPDWPADATPQQVYEQHTGRLLAAGVVRESELVSLSATGLLDREALRTPVRRMSQGQQRRLDLAVQLAGRPNLLIFDEPTNHLSAGLVDELTAALRSTPAAVVVATHDRQLLDDLADWPRLHLTPSRATTTRQQVGR from the coding sequence ATGGATCACGCGATCCCGTCCGAGGGGCACGCGCATCTGCGCGCCGAGGACGTCAGCGTCGTCCTGGGCGGACGATCGGTACTCACCCGCGTGTCGATCACCGTCTCCGCACGATCCCGGTTGGCGATCGTCGGCGAGAACGGCCGCGGCAAAACGACCCTGCTGCACGTGCTGGCCGGTCTGCTGGTCCCCGACACCGGCTCGGTACGCCGCGCGGGAACCGTCGGTCTCGCCGAGCAGACCTTGCCCGCCGGCGCGGGCCTGACCGTCGGCACGCTCACCGCTCAGGCCCTGCGCGGCGCGCACCGGGCGATGAGCGCGCTGGACGAGGCGGCCCGCGACCTCGAGGCGGGCACCGGCGGCGCCGAAGAGCGCTACGCCGACGCACTGGAGCTGGCCACGCGCCTGGACGCCTGGGACGCGGAGCGGCGCGTCGACGTCGCGCTGGAGGCCCTGGACGCGTGCACGGACCGCGCGCGTGAGCTGAGCACCCTCTCGGTCGGACAGCGCTACCGGGTGCGCCTGGCCTGCCTGCTCGGTGCCGGGCACGACGTCCTGCTGCTGGACGAGCCGACCAACCACCTCGACGCCGACGGGCTGGCGTTCCTGACCGAACGGCTCCGGGCCCACCGGGGCGGTCTGGCGCTGGTGAGCCACGATCGGGCCTTGCTGCGCGACGTCGCCCGGGAGTTCCTCGACCTCGACCCCAGCCAGGACGGCACGGCCCAGCTCTACGCCGGTGGTTACGACGGCTGGCAGCAGGGACGTCGCCGGGACCGCGAGGGGTGGGAGCACGCCTTCCGGACCCAGCAGGCCGAGCACCGCCGGTTGGAGACGGCCGTGGAGCAGGCCCGCGACCGGCTGAGCTCCGGTTGGCGTCCTCCCAAGGGAACGGGCAAGCACCAGCGCCAGACGAGGGCGCCCGGGACGGTGCAGGCGCTCAACCGGGCGACCGAAACCTTGCAGGCCCACCGGATCACGGTGCCCGAGCCGCCCCTGTCGATGCGCTGGCCCGACCTGAGCACCCGCAAGGGCGTCCCCCTGCTGGGCGTACAGGACGCGCGGCTCGCCGGACGTCTGACCGCGCCGGTGACGCTGAGCCTCTCCAGCGGAGACCGGCTGCTGGTCACGGGCCCGAACGGAGCGGGCAAATCCAGCCTGCTGTCCGTGCTGGCGGGGAACGCGGAGCCCACCAGCGGCACGGCCGGTCACCTGCCGGCCGTCCGCATCGCCTGGGTGGCGCAGGAAGTGCCCGACTGGCCGGCGGACGCCACCCCCCAGCAGGTGTACGAGCAGCACACCGGCCGCCTGCTCGCCGCCGGCGTCGTTCGGGAGAGTGAGCTGGTGTCGCTCAGCGCGACCGGGCTGCTCGACCGCGAAGCGCTGCGGACGCCGGTGCGCCGCATGTCGCAGGGCCAGCAACGCCGACTCGACCTCGCGGTGCAGCTGGCCGGCCGGCCGAACCTGCTGATCTTCGACGAGCCGACCAACCACCTGTCCGCCGGGCTGGTCGACGAGTTGACGGCGGCGTTGCGGTCCACCCCGGCCGCCGTGGTCGTCGCCACCCACGACCGCCAGCTCCTGGACGACCTGGCCGACTGGCCCCGCCTCCACCTGACGCCGTCCCGAGCGACGACCACGCGGCAGCAGGTGGGCCGATGA